TGTATGCCGCCCGACTGTATCCTCAAAAAGAATGTTATGACTCGCACCGACACGGGAAACCTCACCACCAGTGAGTTTACTCGCAATTCCGTTTTCATTAAGTTGATATACGTCAATTGTATCATTATAAATGTTTTGGACGCGGTATTGGACTTTGCCCCGTTTGCGAGGTTCGGTATTGGTATTGAATTCAAGACGATTGCCATCCGCTCGAAAGTTTCGCCAATAATCAAACTCATACCAATCAAGATAAAAGTCGTAGGACCCTGCATCGGTGCGGTTGGCATCCAATGCCTCAATACGTATAAGGTTCACTGGATCATTATGGATACGCGCCTGTGGAATACCGCGGACTGCAGTCGGTGAACCTTGACGCTTCCATTCTTCAATCCTGCCGAGTCGGCTGTTGTTGAAACTGATACGCGCCCTATGAAGTGCGGTTCCTCTGCGGGAAGCCCCTTGGAACTTGATACGCAAGGTAGCGGTCAAGGCGGCGTTAGGGTCAATTTGAAGTCGCGGTAATGCCTCAGGCAGTTCTATGTTGTTGAATTCCTTAGTGTCTCCACCGCGGAAGGCAGTCCAGAAATAGTGGTCGGCAAGCTCGGACTTAACATCGTTGCCAGCTAAGACATCATGATGTCTATTCTCTTCAAATCGAATGCGTGTTAAAAAGGCACTTGGTGTTACTAAATTTGGGGTCCGCGGTGTTGCATCCCGTTCGTCAACACGAGATGTTTCAAGGTTTCCAGGACTTGGCTCTCCTCGCAAAGCGAAACGGAGCCAATAAACGTTTGTGTCGGTAAATTTGTTGTCAGACAACGCACGTCCGTAAAAAACGATCTGCTCGCCCCTGTCAAATATATCGTTTCCGTTCTCATCAAAAACATAGATACCCTGTTTTTGTCCGCCGCTTTCCAATCGAAGTGTATCAAGATTGATGTCCTCCGGTTCAACACCAGCAAAAGCCTTGATGTTATTATAATTAATGCGATAGAGATCCGTTCTGGTGACCGGAATCTTGAAACGATATGTGTTCGTTGTCAATGTAGGTGCTTTAGGAGCACCCCCTCCACGGGGACTACCATAGGGTGCCAACCGCTGGCTGCGCCAAGGTTTTGCTTGTTCGTAGTTTCGCAACGCTCCCCGAAACATTCTCTCAAAGGCAGGAGAGGTTCTTGGAAAAGTGGAAGGTGCAGCAGAAACGGTTCCACCAACGGAATTCCTCACACTGGAATCCCCGCCCATTCCTGAGAACGGAGGGAAATCGATACGGAACGTCACAGATGCGTAGATTCTCAACTGCTTTGTTACTGGATTGTATTGAACCGGATTGATTTGTAGACTCGCGATACGCTGTTCGCGCACCAAACCAGCAGGAATAACCTCTACAAGTTGTTTCGGATAAAATCCTTGCGAAGTCCGAGGGTTCATCGTTAGAGTAGGGTAAATCGGATCGTCGGACGTGACACGGATATCCTCAACGTTTCTTATCTCCGGACGCGCCTGAATAACGGTAACAACGGGTGTTCCAGCAATAGGGATTCCGATGCGTTGTGCATAGATAGGGAGACGCGGTTTGCCTACGTCAAGTGTCCAATCTGCACCCGCAAAATGAATTTCAGTCACCAGATCCGAAGTTCCCTCTTCAGTAGCGTTGGGATGTGTCGTCACCTGAAATTCGGGAAGTGTAAAGCGTGCCGTAAGCGTGTCGGTTGTGGTGGCAAGAATCTGAAGCGGTGAACCGGAATATGTTTGTGCTATGGAGACCGATGTTGAGGCTGTATAGGATATGAGAAATATAAATAAAAAAGTTTGAATCTTTTTCATGGTGTTATAGTTTAATTTTCAAGGCAAATGTTCTATAGTGTTCTATTAAGTGTATCTACAGAGGATTTTAATTTATAATTTTACGAGTTGTGAAGCGCAGTTGAGTGCAGCCACCAAACTATTTTCACTCGCGACACCTTTGCCAGCTATGTCAAACGCAGTACCGTGATCCACACTCGTCCGAATTATCGGCAAACCCAAGGTAACATTTACAAGTTCACCAAATCCGAGAAGTTTTATCGGGATATTGCCTTGGTCATGGTACATAGCGATGACGGCATCCCATTCACCTTGGCTCGCTTTTACGAAAAGTGCGTCAGCCGGGAGCGGTCCATCTATCCTGCCGGGAGGCGCGTGTGCCTGTACCTGTTTGATAGCTGGACAGATAAAATGCCTCTCCTCTGTCCCGAACATCCCTTCTTCACCTGCGTGTGGGTTCAGCCCAGCAACGACAAGTCGTGGTTCGGAGATACCGCAGCGGACCAGCACTTCCTGAGTGACACGAATAACATCCACAATTCTTTGAATAGACAGGTATTTCGGCACGTCAGTCAATGCAATGTGGCTTGTCACGAAAGAGACTGCAAAAGCAACCTTATTGTTGGCATCGTTAGTCCGTTGGGACATCAATGCCTCAGGTGTGCAGAGCATCATCACCTCGTGTGGTGTTTTAGTGAAGGCAGCAAGCATTTCTGTGTGTCCCGGATAGGGTATGCCTGCGCGGTGTATAGCGGCTTTGCATAT
The Candidatus Poribacteria bacterium genome window above contains:
- the pdxA gene encoding 4-hydroxythreonine-4-phosphate dehydrogenase PdxA, which codes for MIRTEVQIQSEAIVHRTSAQRTASRPKIGITMGDAAGIGPEIIVKALAHKSVYSLCQPIVIGSSAILQDACSRFTTPFRTPQLKLNIIETPLQASAKYGTIDVLDVSSITPQDISVGTIDARAGAAAVEAIETGTHLAMQSEIDAITTAPICKAAIHRAGIPYPGHTEMLAAFTKTPHEVMMLCTPEALMSQRTNDANNKVAFAVSFVTSHIALTDVPKYLSIQRIVDVIRVTQEVLVRCGISEPRLVVAGLNPHAGEEGMFGTEERHFICPAIKQVQAHAPPGRIDGPLPADALFVKASQGEWDAVIAMYHDQGNIPIKLLGFGELVNVTLGLPIIRTSVDHGTAFDIAGKGVASENSLVAALNCASQLVKL